The Stegostoma tigrinum isolate sSteTig4 chromosome 9, sSteTig4.hap1, whole genome shotgun sequence genome includes a region encoding these proteins:
- the fam161a gene encoding protein FAM161A isoform X1, with product MQNPHQFSVLITSCIKTPVNPKTRIPSTLYERRKAPTLRNSQKPSVAEENENDSDPDTSEAVQPRTTHYMDDSDSIIPSNLCGMSNEDYYKKVTELKNAHAHTIAILAKLCENKLCVRSMAATLEDPCESSVHYSLGKKNNVYLSHSTTQVGSTAHSSMSEMSKEDQEKGGENRMSYGKDRIQGMWDGFSVQDYISDEEPQKPKSSNLPFTKMQIMKKEQKQWSPKITIPQPFQMTLREAEKKLKKLKIKSRSEIEAENQMLRKQLEEEAECQKKFRANPVPAHTYIPLLAEIVERNEERRRFVKMRSQEILQAMQKPFVFLEREEKKKKVRKMQIEELNISVSKPKKFKAKPVPRYLYDQTISDRIKEQELYRVIKMKVRAQETLRGASLPKNMLHNTLLEKKKAICWNPDRELKFKPKINTKVPNFEMLHRKSRRQFMRKEDLKLTTVCEPFQLLTPQLPSKKEKVLNDIMADENHLKETRWPYLPCRNQWKSHDSTNSNQSGSLDLKITKVTECEKKRKEAVRKLLEEKKKKEEKEENWKREQKLRERKLKKVISTRAWANDPHKSLAEVSRSKLKQYRNHQRKRTKEYLLELEEMQDRVNRKPLLLEELTMRNARRAAERQYAAALKLQGLSEDFVSRKGHCVPDYVSHSSDEESEKSKDNSKESSQEETDGFESDDD from the exons AATGAAAATGACTCTGATCCTGATACCAGTGAAGCAGTGCAACCCAGAACAACTCATTATATGGATGATAGCGATTCCATAATCCCCAGTAATTTATGTGGCATGTCCAACGAAGACTACTACAAGAAGGTCACAGAATTAAAAAATGCACATGCCCACACTATAGCAATACTAGCAAAACTGTGTGAGAACAAACTATGTGTCAGAAGCATGGCAGCTACTTTGGAGGATCCCTGTGAGTCTTCAGTGCATTACAG TTTAGGTAAGAAAAACAATGTCTACCTATCTCACTCAACAACTCAGGTGGGCAGTACTGCACACTCAAGCATGTCAGAAATGTCAAAAGAAGATCAGGAAAAAGGTGGGGAAAATCGCATGTCCTACGGAAAGGATCGAATTCAGGGAATGTGGGATGGATTTTCTGTGCAGGACTATATTTCAGATGAAGAGCCCCAGAAGCCCAAAAGCTCAAATTTACCATTTACAAAAATGCAGATAATGAAGAAGGAGCAAAAGCAGTGGTCACCGAAGATTACAATACCACAACCTTTCCAGATGACTCTTAGAGAGGCTGAGAAAAAACTGAAGAAACTGAAGATAAAATCTAGGTCTGAAATTGAAGCAGAGAATCAGATGCTAAGAAAGCAATTAGAGGAAGAAGCAGAATGTCAGAAAAAGTTCCGTGCTAATCCTGTGCCAGCCCATACCTACATTCCTTTGCTGGCAGAAATAGTAGAACGGAATGAAGAAAGAAGGAGGTTTGTAAAGATGAGAAGCCAAGAAATTTTACAGGCTATGCAAAAACCATTTGTCTTTCTTGAAAgagaggagaaaaagaaaaaagtcagaaaaatgcaaatagaggaactgaatatttcAGTAAGTAAACCAAAGAAATTTAAAGCAAAACCAGTTCCTAGATACCTTTATGATCAAACAATTAGTGACAGAATTAAAGAGCAAGAACTCTACCGAGTAATTAAAATGAAAGTGAGAGCTCAAGAGACATTACGTGGTGCGTCTCTTCCAAAAAATATGCTTCATAATACCTTATTGGAAAAGAAGAAAGCAATATGTTGGAACCCAGATAGAGAACTGAAATTCAAACCCAAGATTAATACTAAAGTACCAAATTTTGAGATGTTGCACAGAAAGTCTCGTAGACAGTTTATGAGAAAGGAGGATTTGAAATTGACAACCGTGTGTGAACCCTTCCAATTGCTCACTCCTCAGCTTCCCTCAAAAAAAGAAAAGGTGTTGAATGATATAATGGCAGATGAAAATCATTTAAAAGAGACCCGCTGGCCTTATTTGCCGTGCAGAAACCAGTGGAAATCACATGACAGCACAAATTCAAATCAGTCAGGATCTTTGGACTTGAAAATTACAAAGGTCACTGAGTGTGAAAAGAAGAGAAAAGAAGCTGTTAG gaaattgctggaagagaaaaagaagaaagaagaaaaagaggaAAACTGGAAACGAGAGCAGAAACTGagggaaagaaaattgaaaaaagtCATATCTACCCGTGCCTGGGCCAATGATCCACACAAGAGCCTGGCTGAAGTCTCGAGATCAAAACTGAAACAATatag GAATCatcaaagaaaaagaacaaaagaatacCTGCTGGAGCTTGAGGAGATGCAGGATAGGGTAAACAGGAAGCCTCTGCTCTTAGAAGAGCTCACAATG AGGAATGCCAGAAGAGCAGCAGAAAGACAATATGCTGCAGCACTAAAATTACAGGGATTGAGTGAAGATTTTGTATCTAGAAAAGGTCACTGTGTCCCAGACTATGTTTCACATTCCAGTGATGAGGAGTCTGAGAAAAGTAAAGATAATAGTAAAGAAAG TTCTCAGGAAGAAACTGATGGATTTGAATCTGATGATGACTAA
- the fam161a gene encoding protein FAM161A isoform X3, translated as MDDSDSIIPSNLCGMSNEDYYKKVTELKNAHAHTIAILAKLCENKLCVRSMAATLEDPCESSVHYSLGKKNNVYLSHSTTQVGSTAHSSMSEMSKEDQEKGGENRMSYGKDRIQGMWDGFSVQDYISDEEPQKPKSSNLPFTKMQIMKKEQKQWSPKITIPQPFQMTLREAEKKLKKLKIKSRSEIEAENQMLRKQLEEEAECQKKFRANPVPAHTYIPLLAEIVERNEERRRFVKMRSQEILQAMQKPFVFLEREEKKKKVRKMQIEELNISVSKPKKFKAKPVPRYLYDQTISDRIKEQELYRVIKMKVRAQETLRGASLPKNMLHNTLLEKKKAICWNPDRELKFKPKINTKVPNFEMLHRKSRRQFMRKEDLKLTTVCEPFQLLTPQLPSKKEKVLNDIMADENHLKETRWPYLPCRNQWKSHDSTNSNQSGSLDLKITKVTECEKKRKEAVRKLLEEKKKKEEKEENWKREQKLRERKLKKVISTRAWANDPHKSLAEVSRSKLKQYRNHQRKRTKEYLLELEEMQDRVNRKPLLLEELTMRNARRAAERQYAAALKLQGLSEDFVSRKGHCVPDYVSHSSDEESEKSKDNSKESSQEETDGFESDDD; from the exons ATGGATGATAGCGATTCCATAATCCCCAGTAATTTATGTGGCATGTCCAACGAAGACTACTACAAGAAGGTCACAGAATTAAAAAATGCACATGCCCACACTATAGCAATACTAGCAAAACTGTGTGAGAACAAACTATGTGTCAGAAGCATGGCAGCTACTTTGGAGGATCCCTGTGAGTCTTCAGTGCATTACAG TTTAGGTAAGAAAAACAATGTCTACCTATCTCACTCAACAACTCAGGTGGGCAGTACTGCACACTCAAGCATGTCAGAAATGTCAAAAGAAGATCAGGAAAAAGGTGGGGAAAATCGCATGTCCTACGGAAAGGATCGAATTCAGGGAATGTGGGATGGATTTTCTGTGCAGGACTATATTTCAGATGAAGAGCCCCAGAAGCCCAAAAGCTCAAATTTACCATTTACAAAAATGCAGATAATGAAGAAGGAGCAAAAGCAGTGGTCACCGAAGATTACAATACCACAACCTTTCCAGATGACTCTTAGAGAGGCTGAGAAAAAACTGAAGAAACTGAAGATAAAATCTAGGTCTGAAATTGAAGCAGAGAATCAGATGCTAAGAAAGCAATTAGAGGAAGAAGCAGAATGTCAGAAAAAGTTCCGTGCTAATCCTGTGCCAGCCCATACCTACATTCCTTTGCTGGCAGAAATAGTAGAACGGAATGAAGAAAGAAGGAGGTTTGTAAAGATGAGAAGCCAAGAAATTTTACAGGCTATGCAAAAACCATTTGTCTTTCTTGAAAgagaggagaaaaagaaaaaagtcagaaaaatgcaaatagaggaactgaatatttcAGTAAGTAAACCAAAGAAATTTAAAGCAAAACCAGTTCCTAGATACCTTTATGATCAAACAATTAGTGACAGAATTAAAGAGCAAGAACTCTACCGAGTAATTAAAATGAAAGTGAGAGCTCAAGAGACATTACGTGGTGCGTCTCTTCCAAAAAATATGCTTCATAATACCTTATTGGAAAAGAAGAAAGCAATATGTTGGAACCCAGATAGAGAACTGAAATTCAAACCCAAGATTAATACTAAAGTACCAAATTTTGAGATGTTGCACAGAAAGTCTCGTAGACAGTTTATGAGAAAGGAGGATTTGAAATTGACAACCGTGTGTGAACCCTTCCAATTGCTCACTCCTCAGCTTCCCTCAAAAAAAGAAAAGGTGTTGAATGATATAATGGCAGATGAAAATCATTTAAAAGAGACCCGCTGGCCTTATTTGCCGTGCAGAAACCAGTGGAAATCACATGACAGCACAAATTCAAATCAGTCAGGATCTTTGGACTTGAAAATTACAAAGGTCACTGAGTGTGAAAAGAAGAGAAAAGAAGCTGTTAG gaaattgctggaagagaaaaagaagaaagaagaaaaagaggaAAACTGGAAACGAGAGCAGAAACTGagggaaagaaaattgaaaaaagtCATATCTACCCGTGCCTGGGCCAATGATCCACACAAGAGCCTGGCTGAAGTCTCGAGATCAAAACTGAAACAATatag GAATCatcaaagaaaaagaacaaaagaatacCTGCTGGAGCTTGAGGAGATGCAGGATAGGGTAAACAGGAAGCCTCTGCTCTTAGAAGAGCTCACAATG AGGAATGCCAGAAGAGCAGCAGAAAGACAATATGCTGCAGCACTAAAATTACAGGGATTGAGTGAAGATTTTGTATCTAGAAAAGGTCACTGTGTCCCAGACTATGTTTCACATTCCAGTGATGAGGAGTCTGAGAAAAGTAAAGATAATAGTAAAGAAAG TTCTCAGGAAGAAACTGATGGATTTGAATCTGATGATGACTAA
- the fam161a gene encoding protein FAM161A isoform X2 has translation MNTVQNENDSDPDTSEAVQPRTTHYMDDSDSIIPSNLCGMSNEDYYKKVTELKNAHAHTIAILAKLCENKLCVRSMAATLEDPCESSVHYSLGKKNNVYLSHSTTQVGSTAHSSMSEMSKEDQEKGGENRMSYGKDRIQGMWDGFSVQDYISDEEPQKPKSSNLPFTKMQIMKKEQKQWSPKITIPQPFQMTLREAEKKLKKLKIKSRSEIEAENQMLRKQLEEEAECQKKFRANPVPAHTYIPLLAEIVERNEERRRFVKMRSQEILQAMQKPFVFLEREEKKKKVRKMQIEELNISVSKPKKFKAKPVPRYLYDQTISDRIKEQELYRVIKMKVRAQETLRGASLPKNMLHNTLLEKKKAICWNPDRELKFKPKINTKVPNFEMLHRKSRRQFMRKEDLKLTTVCEPFQLLTPQLPSKKEKVLNDIMADENHLKETRWPYLPCRNQWKSHDSTNSNQSGSLDLKITKVTECEKKRKEAVRKLLEEKKKKEEKEENWKREQKLRERKLKKVISTRAWANDPHKSLAEVSRSKLKQYRNHQRKRTKEYLLELEEMQDRVNRKPLLLEELTMRNARRAAERQYAAALKLQGLSEDFVSRKGHCVPDYVSHSSDEESEKSKDNSKESSQEETDGFESDDD, from the exons AATGAAAATGACTCTGATCCTGATACCAGTGAAGCAGTGCAACCCAGAACAACTCATTATATGGATGATAGCGATTCCATAATCCCCAGTAATTTATGTGGCATGTCCAACGAAGACTACTACAAGAAGGTCACAGAATTAAAAAATGCACATGCCCACACTATAGCAATACTAGCAAAACTGTGTGAGAACAAACTATGTGTCAGAAGCATGGCAGCTACTTTGGAGGATCCCTGTGAGTCTTCAGTGCATTACAG TTTAGGTAAGAAAAACAATGTCTACCTATCTCACTCAACAACTCAGGTGGGCAGTACTGCACACTCAAGCATGTCAGAAATGTCAAAAGAAGATCAGGAAAAAGGTGGGGAAAATCGCATGTCCTACGGAAAGGATCGAATTCAGGGAATGTGGGATGGATTTTCTGTGCAGGACTATATTTCAGATGAAGAGCCCCAGAAGCCCAAAAGCTCAAATTTACCATTTACAAAAATGCAGATAATGAAGAAGGAGCAAAAGCAGTGGTCACCGAAGATTACAATACCACAACCTTTCCAGATGACTCTTAGAGAGGCTGAGAAAAAACTGAAGAAACTGAAGATAAAATCTAGGTCTGAAATTGAAGCAGAGAATCAGATGCTAAGAAAGCAATTAGAGGAAGAAGCAGAATGTCAGAAAAAGTTCCGTGCTAATCCTGTGCCAGCCCATACCTACATTCCTTTGCTGGCAGAAATAGTAGAACGGAATGAAGAAAGAAGGAGGTTTGTAAAGATGAGAAGCCAAGAAATTTTACAGGCTATGCAAAAACCATTTGTCTTTCTTGAAAgagaggagaaaaagaaaaaagtcagaaaaatgcaaatagaggaactgaatatttcAGTAAGTAAACCAAAGAAATTTAAAGCAAAACCAGTTCCTAGATACCTTTATGATCAAACAATTAGTGACAGAATTAAAGAGCAAGAACTCTACCGAGTAATTAAAATGAAAGTGAGAGCTCAAGAGACATTACGTGGTGCGTCTCTTCCAAAAAATATGCTTCATAATACCTTATTGGAAAAGAAGAAAGCAATATGTTGGAACCCAGATAGAGAACTGAAATTCAAACCCAAGATTAATACTAAAGTACCAAATTTTGAGATGTTGCACAGAAAGTCTCGTAGACAGTTTATGAGAAAGGAGGATTTGAAATTGACAACCGTGTGTGAACCCTTCCAATTGCTCACTCCTCAGCTTCCCTCAAAAAAAGAAAAGGTGTTGAATGATATAATGGCAGATGAAAATCATTTAAAAGAGACCCGCTGGCCTTATTTGCCGTGCAGAAACCAGTGGAAATCACATGACAGCACAAATTCAAATCAGTCAGGATCTTTGGACTTGAAAATTACAAAGGTCACTGAGTGTGAAAAGAAGAGAAAAGAAGCTGTTAG gaaattgctggaagagaaaaagaagaaagaagaaaaagaggaAAACTGGAAACGAGAGCAGAAACTGagggaaagaaaattgaaaaaagtCATATCTACCCGTGCCTGGGCCAATGATCCACACAAGAGCCTGGCTGAAGTCTCGAGATCAAAACTGAAACAATatag GAATCatcaaagaaaaagaacaaaagaatacCTGCTGGAGCTTGAGGAGATGCAGGATAGGGTAAACAGGAAGCCTCTGCTCTTAGAAGAGCTCACAATG AGGAATGCCAGAAGAGCAGCAGAAAGACAATATGCTGCAGCACTAAAATTACAGGGATTGAGTGAAGATTTTGTATCTAGAAAAGGTCACTGTGTCCCAGACTATGTTTCACATTCCAGTGATGAGGAGTCTGAGAAAAGTAAAGATAATAGTAAAGAAAG TTCTCAGGAAGAAACTGATGGATTTGAATCTGATGATGACTAA